tttaaagATAAATGTTGTTAGATTATGTATcagaatttattacaaaataatgttcaaattgtatttaatatcaGACTGGTTTCACAACAAGttgtgtagtattgaacacagcgccatctcgccttgttcgatggaaggtccgtgagcatcgacttgctatcgttgggcgatttatatagtcctgcgcctgcgagctgccgcattccccagacagcgctccgccgagcgggtgtgtccacaccttcgatttttagtgtgaatttcgggtgagaatttgtctttataatgcgttatagcattttaatcgtaattatcagtgtcgatatatgttgtcattgtttttcttttaggcggtttataagcgtgtgaccggtggcccgcaactccgtcgcacgcgccgccaaatcttcgtaaatttttattctggtaagtaagttatacatttctgtcatctgtcgtgactcgtgagtgttagtgtttgcggtcaggattctaatgtgcgatttgttccgaataggtgtggttttggtgtccgtggcgtggacacgttgctccgccattttgtcccagcgtcgtggcatcgacgtcatcgtacgttggccgcatacgtggcttctcgacctccgacaggtgagtctttttatacgattttggggagttagttaggttgtgcctccgcccctagaggtttgatttacccctgtgcgttttgtccacaggaggtgttttgcgaaggtgttttgtgacggctgttttacgaaggctgttctgttctatgacgggtgttttgtacagctgttctgctactgctacagctacagcttattggtagctgcttctagtcggctcggcttccttcccgccgccgagggcaaacgagctagggaggtttttataatacctttcttatttttttttaataatgcttaacgaatgaccagtggccttgaatacctggaatgtacccttaggatttaaaagttccaaatacctacttatatttttgtgtaactttggttttcttagtgattaataaatttgagtaaacccatttgcttatttcttatttcatcaatccactttcttcttcttcatcatcatcttctatcattaaattataaacattaCATGGCACTACACAATACTGCACTCAGCCACTAATTCAATCTGTACTTCTCAGTCCACTCTCGTGACCCGAAATTGTATTTAGCTTTAGTTCGTTTAACTTAGTTTCGGGTAAACAGATAAACTCCGTTCGGTACATTATTGTGGAGGTTTGTTTACCGAAACATTTAACCGGAGTCAGTGACACAGTTCAGTGCGTGGTAGCGGAGGCggaggcgcgggcggcggcggaggCGCGCGGGCGCTGGCTGAACCGTACTTCCAACTGTGAGGCCGTGAAACTGGAAAAATACAAAGAGGTTCATAAAAGCCATGcgaactttaaaataataattgtctaCAAATTCGCTTTTAGCTTTTTTAGCGAACATACTTCACTGGCTTGAATTTAACGCTTGACTTAGATTCTTAGATTTAAACATAGAATTATTACCAAGCAAATAGCTCCGTAACTGTCGAGAGTCCCGACAACCGATCCAGTCCCGACAGTGCGAGCTCGTAAAACCTCGCTGATGTGACGGCATTCAATAAGTCGGGACGTTACTGCAGCCTTAGCTTATTGAAACCGCCGCCACGTGCCAAATTGACACTTACTGCGAATATAATACCgtctacatttaaaaaaacttagacTGAATTCATACTAAGCCCTAGTTTTAAATGTGACTTTAATTCGAAGACAGTACAGTGGATTTTCCGAGAGAGAATAAAGATAGTCCGCAGCGACTGGTCGCGAGAGTAACGCCCGCGGCGCGCCGGCCGCGCCGGGTCGGGGCCCGCTGCACGCGTCCGCTCCACCCTTCTACACACTGCTGCCATCTTCACAATCACATTACATAAATTGACTTATCAACCCATCTAATATTCAGCCAATACAATTATTACCTTTCCGTTCACTTACGGATAATAACATTACATCCCGGTGAATTTCCACTGTTGTCAACTAGGCCGGCGATTATTACAGAGTTGCTCAATATTTAAATAGTACctacaaaagatattaaaatgtTCTCGTAATATAActcaagatattttttgaaagtaATTGGAATTATAAAGCAGCAGAAAATGTTTCTAGGCTAATATTTAACTTACCTACTTGGTTTCTTACAATTTTATTGGTAACGGATGCCCGTTTCGTTGGATGCGCGGTCACTGCCGTGTTAAACCATACAGGTCATGTCTTCACATTTCAATACTTTATAGCTGGACAGTCCCCGCGACAGATACTGAGAAAATATTACTAGGAATATGTCAGGCAGTTGTCACGTCACACACGGCCCGCGACGCGACTGTTTGAAATGCTATTACAGCACATTGCCAGTGACAGTCAGGCGACAGTCGAGCAACAGCTAGTGACACATTTTCTTCTAACTGTGCCTGCCTGCGATATTTAATTATATGATTTTGACATGATTTTGTGACTGAACTTGTTATTTTCAATCTATCTCTGACAACAGTTCCGCGATAGATAAAGTTCATAGCTAcatattaagaaacaattaaatcaaatattagCCGACGATATAGGGTCCGTGTATGCATATTCGCGCGTCAGTTGATTGCTCTCGTGCAGATAGCATTGTCCTGATGTTTGTCGGGTTTATCTGCGATAGCGGCTAGTGCCAGTCCGGCGCAGTGTACGGCGCTCTACGGTTGTAGCTGGCGAGCATCGCGCGTCCAACGAGCCTCAACAGCCTGTCTGCTTGTGGTATTAGAATAAACAAGTGACAAACAAACTTTTCAAAGTGACTTTTTTCCCATTcaatatgtaggtacataatttccattcaattttttaaatataaaataaaccttttaaaataaatattttattcaactaaAAAGGTAGGTTAACAATCTTTATTCAAGAGTTATGAAGATAAATAATATTGCTCAACTTTAATTTCTACAGCATCGGTTATAAAAATAGcttcttatataatataaaacatcaCCCGATTTGGCGAGGGTCTACATCCCGGCCCAGCTCGCTCGCGGGATGAAGAATTATGGCGCGGGAATTATGAGGGAAGTTATTTTACGCACATTTTGGCAGCAACCGAGAAAAATAGGAAGCGCGGGAGAGTGGGCACACCGCGCGGCTCACACGACGAGCGGCAATTTGCAGCACACTGCTGTATAACGCGGCGATAAAGTCTCGATTGCTACTTCATGGAGATAAATAATCTGCTTTAAAAGTTCCGTCTCTTCTCATGTGTTGTCACCAATTACGAGTTCTtgtgtgtatattatatttatcataagtacttaattccCAAATCCCCGGgaaatgctttttcggaggtatgtaacctaacctgtatcgggctggttttcccttcgcgggttggaaggtcagacaggcagtcacttctgtaaaaaactggacctgtcacatcttcaggttaagtaagtggACTTAAATGGATTTAAGTTGACAGAAAGTGACTGTGACTTTGCGGCCTACAGTGGACCAAGCTTCCTCTTGCTTCCTTGCGGACCTAAGCCACTATACTTAGTTTTGTGTGGATAGGTGGAATGATACGGGGGAGTATATTAGATCAATGACGTATGCGGATCGTAAACTCGGCCGGGACTGGCTCGCGGGAAAATGTTTATACATTCCGtatcctttttatttatttaccttgaCCTAGCCGCCAATACGTGTTTTAAAAAGACGATATTTGCAATAAATTAGTAGTATTTCTTTTTGCAAGCAATTTCATAAATAACATGATGGAGTGCAGACTCGCCGGTACCAATAGAATGTAGTCGTGCGTCATAGCGCTGTGTAatgaatgttttgttttgtttgttgcaGATGCAGTAATGAGACTTCGTACGGACCGTAAACGCAGGTAACTACAAGATTTCATTCATTTTCTAAACCCCACGTCCGTTTGTATCGtctaaatgttattatattataccatAGAGAAGGAAAACAGGACCATAGTGAATGTAGGGCAGGCAGCCCGTTACGAATTCAATAAGCCCTACACTGGAGCGGCCGCGTGGAATCACCTATTTATGGCGCGGAACACATCACTGTAGCCTATTTCCCGCGCCCGCAGCCCTCGACTACCCCAGTTTAGCTGTTGTTGTCCTAAAAACTCACTCGATGGCAGCAAAATCCACCAGCGACATTTTCGCTGCATTTATATTTCGCTTATTGCTCAACCGTCGCCGGCGCCGTGTACCCACTTACCtgtaaatgtgaataaaatgcGAGCTCTACGTCGTCAGCTGTCGCCGAAGGAATAGTAAATGCGATCGCAGGGATGCCGCGGTGCAAGCAGGCAGCAAAGTAAACAGGCACCCGCAGACGCCGCAAACATCGCGACACCTCCatataaaactgtttggtagTTTTAGCTCTAGTTTGATATAGCATAAAAAACAATTCTGTATTAGTTGTATAAACTTATCAATTATTACTTCCTCTCCCGCACGGATTACGTTCCAAGAGCGGGATTGATTGTCGTGATCATGAATATTTCAGCGAGTTGTATTAGTCCGCCCACAGTTTGAGGACAGGATGACCTTTGGCTCTCCATATTTCTTATATACTTCTCCGTATGTTGGCCGCTCACAAAACACCAGCAGTGTGTAAACATCCTCGCGCCACGCAACCGCCCCCTGCCCCCCGCCGCGCCCCTCGCTGCACCTCTGAATATTTAAGCAATAAGTGTCTGGTTAAAAGGAGATACCTATATCTCTCTGCCAGACACTGTCAGAGACAAAGGCTTTCGTTCTCAGTTTTAGGTTTCCTTCCGACGCAAAACTTACGTCTTAACAGTACTGGAGGTGGATAGTTGCTGAATATTATTTCagtattacttactatttacgTATAATATTATCAACATGTCTAAAAATTGCTTTCACATCAGTATCAGTAGCAGTTAGTATGAGTAAACCTTCCACGAAGTGCTATAAACGGAaatattctattttaagttaggTGTACCTTTACCTTTAAATGAAGGcttacaaaattttaatttagagTTTCTGTTTTCCCGGAAGGTAAGTATACCTGGGAGCCGCAGTCGGACACACGACGCCACTGCACACGTGGCTGGGTACAAGCCGGTCCGCCGCCGCTGTACACAGCATTATGTTGTGGCTGCGTGTCATTTATCATCGCAGCGGCTAAAATTCACACGAATAGTTTATTTAATTGTGGAAAAGTTAAATTTTCTACGAAATGCGAATGTACGTACGTAACGTAGGTGTTACGCTATAAAACGTACTTATCGACAAGTTCATTGGGCTGATTTTATTGCACCACCGAGGTGAAATCTGGTACTTGAGTTGGGTAGGTAcgtcgaatttatttttatattatctattattatcGTGCTAAAAGATACCGCCAAGACATTATTCGGCAAAAGATAATAAGCCTGTGATTCTGATAatgtattttatcaaaaaatctCTACCTAAATTGGTACACAAAAATAATCTCACACGTGATACTATttgaatattatgttatattagatCAAGAACGAGTAATAGTATCATTTAGAAGaaataatgtcatcatcattggTGCCGGAACAGTATATGTATTTACGTGTGCACGCGCACTCAGTAAAGCTTAGTGTACTACGCAAAAACACTTAGCAGCCACTGCCGCAATAACAAACACATCGCATTTCGGGTgtacataagtacctatctatatttttacctaaaaaagtATACTCTAAAGTGACGTCGTTAATTCCCAAAGGAGTAAAGCCACAACTCATCAATAAGTAGTAGACCAGCAGTCATTGTTGATATTGTTCTTCAAATATTAGTACAAAACAACGAAGATAAATCGCACAAAATATTTTCCAAGCAGTAAGTGCGTCACATTATCGGTATAACCCGTGAACCTTTTAGAAGTTAAATCAAACTGCACGAGCCGTGAATTTGCTAAAAGatttcaaaatatttgtttCGTTTCAGGTCTCCCGCTCGACGCCCCGctgcacgcacacacacacatctgcAAATAATTGTTGACAATCACAAaatgtaagtataagtacagATCCTTTTCGCAGACAACATCTTTTGTAaacatacgtacttacatattgtatacgtatttacgCTCTTAGCTGTAATGCTATTTACTTACGACAAatcttttttcattaaaatggcAGCCGCACTTTGGAAATGCCACATTCTCgttatgttgtttttaattCGAGTAATTTGGATCAGATTGCTGTTACATTAGATGTAGGCGAATGTATATAAAACATCCACTTATTAATCAAAAATTAACATGGCCTCCTGCAATATTATCACTCACTATACTGATTACGTGTCCTTTGTTAAACATTATAGGAGCTCCCATTGACAAATTTATCTAGTAACCTTGTAATTATGGTGATTATTTCTATATGTGATCCCCTTGACCTATGTCAACAAAACACTGTGACAGCGGAAACATAATTGGTTGCAGGTAAATAGTGTGGCGGAGGGTGTCGCGGCCGCTGCAGCGAGGATGGCGCTCGAGGAGATGGAGATGTACGGCGCGCCGTGGAATGCGAGCGCGTTCGCGTACGACGAGAACGGCACGTACAACGGCACGTTCGAGAACTGCCCCAACGTGAACCTGCCCGTGGTGTACGTGGTGACGCAGGTGCTGTACGCGCTGGTGTGCGTGGTGGGGCTGCTGGGCAACACGCTCGTCATCTACGTCGTGCTGCGCTACTCCAAGATGCAGACCGTCACCAACATGTACATCGTTAACCTGGCCATCGCCGACGAGTGCTTCCTCATCGGCATCCCCTTCCTCATCGTCACGATGTCGCTGCGCTCGTGGCCCTTCGGTAGCTTCATGTGCAAGGCGTACATGATTTCGACCGGGATCAACCAGTTCACTAGCAGCATCTTCCTGTGCATCATGAGCGCGGACCGCTACATCGCAGTGTGCCACCCCATCGCGGCGCCGCGCCTGCGCACGCCGGTCGTGTCGCGCGTGGTCTCCGCCGCCGCCTGGACCGCCTCCGCGCTGGTCATGACGCCCATCTTCATGTACACCACGCTCATCCCGACCGAGAACGGCCTCTCCTGCAACATCGTGTGGCCCGAGCGCGAGTTCAACAAGGGCCAGACCTCTTTCACTCTCTACTCCTTCGCGCTCGGCTTCGCTGCGCCGCTCACGCTCATCTTCGTCTTCTACTGCCTCGTCATACGCAAGCTGAAGACGGTAGGACCGAAGAACAAGTCTAAAGAAAAGAAGAGGTCGCACAGGAAGGTTACCAAACTGGTGCTGACCGTGATTGCCGTGTACGTGCTGTGCTGGCTGCCGTACTGGGCGTTCCAGGTGGCGCTGATCTACTCGCCGCCGACGGAATGCGCGAGCCGCATCACCGTCACCGTGTTCCTGGTGGCCGCCTGCTTCAGCTACAGCAACTCGGCCATGAACCCCATCCTGTACGCGTTCCTCTCGGACAACTTCAAGAAGAGCTTCCTGAAGGCGTGCACGTGCGCCGCCGGCAAGGACGTGAACGCGGCGCTGCACGTCGAGAACAGCGTGATCCCTCGCAAGAAGGGCGGCGGAGCGGCGCGCGCGGCCCTGCGAGCCGGCAGCGAAGCTCGCGCCCCGGCGGCGCCGCGCGGCTCGCGCTCTGACGCGTCCACGGCGCTCACGTCGCGCTCCGCCGCCGCCAGCGAGGCGCTGCCGCTGGAGGCGCGGCCGGCCGCGCTGGCGCCGCTCATAGCGCCCAACGGCGTGTCGCACTCGCGGCTCTGAgtgcgggcggcggcggcggcgcccacGCCCGACGAGGACACGCTCATCGTGTCCATCGACTAGTGAGGCGGCCGCCGCGTGTCGCATGTCGCGGTTCGCCGGcggggcggcgcgcgcgcgaTACGAGCCCAGTCGCGCGCGCGCGTCCCCGCCTCGTGATCGTGAAGGACGAGCGCCTATTGTTTCGGTGTCCAAATTGTGAAGTGAGTGGAGTCGATTCGGCTTAGGGTTGTAACAAAGAATTTATTAAAGTGTAGTTTTTTATCGCATAGCGATTGTAAGATTACTGTTTGTATACCGTTAGTTTACGATGTAAAAATGTACATATCGTGTAAATATTCATAAAGTGGTCATAATGTCAAAGTTGTAATAAAATTACGTTCGTCAAGAATACATGTTCATTACATAACTTGTCCCGACCTTAGTCCTCTCTCCGAATATAGTCACTTGACCGGCGaaatataatagtaagtaagtatataggtatCTAGGTAGACGACATAATTATTGTCCTAGCAGAGTTGGGTAAAGTCATTGTTATGTTTAGAACCGAGAGCCTTGACAAATACTAACATTCTTGGTTCAAGAACTCTACGATTTGTAAAGGATTATTTACAcaattacacaaaacatacatagAAGCCTATGAAAGCAATGGATATTTCAGTAGGAAGCTTTCAAAAGTCAGTTTATCGGAAGCTTAACAAAAACCCTCTTAGCAATATATTGGAAACGTTCCGCATGAAAAGGTGGCATCCATCACATGGCGACATCCccggcgacgcgacgcgacgtgACGCGGCGTGACGCGGCGCCTGACCGTGAATATGcgaaaataagtacctatatctacCTCGTTTTTCACGTCTTTCAGCCGATTGCGGCGACGGTGGTCGAGCCGTCGTGTTTTCATGGAGCTGTGTCGATGACACGTGAACAACGTAAGTTTCGTAATGCCAACCTCGAATACTTCACTATTCAATTCAAACAATTCAAAACTGTGATACAGTGATAATACTATCTGAGTTCATCTCGTTCATGGCTCCACTCGCATCACGCGTACTCCTTACACCAAacaattcatatatttttgtaacaaataaCAATGAATCCACATGCGCTATTGTTATACTAGGTAGtaagtagtatattttatattagtaaCTTGGTATAAACAGTAATCTTGGTATTAAACTAATTACTACAAGTTTGCACTATCTCCACCTCAGGCCCCATCATCTCCTAAGAGAGATACTTATAGCATACTTACAGGGTTTGCACTCCTTCGGTACATGtgcaaacaaaacaaacacacaatataGGGTAAGTCAGGGACAGTTGCCATAATGTTTTTAGACCCTCTTATATAAAACTTTACGCGTTAAtgcagaaatatttatttgtattcaaactttaaattattatctttgTGATATTAAACACTAAATTAACAATTTGTAACGAGAAGGCCTAaaaaacatacagggtgttagtgacatcataactttgagggatgagttgacggaaaattccacttgatattaattcagaataatgagctgaatcattcctctcagtattcgttacgatgtcactaacactcggtATTTTAAAAAACGCATTTGGCCATGTCTCCCGAAGTATCCAGATTTGATGGCCATAGGTAAGATGGCCATAACTTAGGTaattccatggtataagaaaactaaGTATGCACAATCCGCTAATggtagcccattgatgacgtaagtcttaccactgtgttaccattaaattggtatctccaacattccaaggacgtaaattttattaagtatttaaaattactataggcaacgcagggcgggatgacgtcagctgggctaaccttgaaatattagctatctacctggtcttcttataccatgggtaatTCTAGATTTGCcaatagtttatgtatgttttcctGACCGCAATTAGCGCACATGTCTTCAAATTCAGTACACATTTCGTGTACTAAAAACTGGCATATTGTGCATTGAAGCCAATATAAAACGAGAAGTGTTTCGTAGAATTTTCTCCACTCCCGCGATAGTGGTTTTGTTAAACTTTCTCTTCGGATTCTTAATTTCCTGCGAAATGTATAACAGGACATCGTCACTTCTTAGTCATCACACACATTTACAGCAGCTGGCCATCTCTCCATTTCTTCCGGGGAGGTGACCACACCCAAAAATTCAACCAAatcaatatacttatttaaggTTACTTATTTTGAGGTTAGACgtgctttaaaataaatacaaaaattacCATTTTACTtgctttttgttatttatttttttgccaaCATTTTGTTCATAGTTTAGCACATACACGATCCGAAGAGAACTAAACAGTTTCCAGCAATATCTGATCAAcggttttatgattttttgattGCCTTGCCTAGAAACACACCTCTAAatacagttttaattaatatataacACTACTGTAATTTTCTATCAATAGAAAAGGACCTTTACAAAAGCAAAAGGGAAATAGCCCGGCTGCCGGGTGAAGACTCCGTACCAGGTTGTGATGATGTCCAGCGAgggcgcggcgcggcgtgtGGCTCCCGGCCCACAGCGCGGGGTCCGACTGCTCGTGTACGCCCGGCGCCTGGCCTCCGGGCACCAGCCTCCAGCCGCGCAGTCTCAGACATAATCCCACATTTGCATATGCATGCGCACAGATTTGCATACAAATGCATTGCGGAATTCTAACTCATGAGATGTTGATTTGATTGATCCATCGCCAGATATAGCAGCTAACACGTCGTCTACACCCGCTTGTGATCCCGATACAGAGAATCAAGTTAATTGACTTAACCCTTAACTAGATTTTGTATCGCTCCTATAGGCGGATTGAAACTAGGGTAGTAcaagtaat
The nucleotide sequence above comes from Pectinophora gossypiella chromosome 6, ilPecGoss1.1, whole genome shotgun sequence. Encoded proteins:
- the LOC126367806 gene encoding somatostatin receptor type 2-like, producing MALEEMEMYGAPWNASAFAYDENGTYNGTFENCPNVNLPVVYVVTQVLYALVCVVGLLGNTLVIYVVLRYSKMQTVTNMYIVNLAIADECFLIGIPFLIVTMSLRSWPFGSFMCKAYMISTGINQFTSSIFLCIMSADRYIAVCHPIAAPRLRTPVVSRVVSAAAWTASALVMTPIFMYTTLIPTENGLSCNIVWPEREFNKGQTSFTLYSFALGFAAPLTLIFVFYCLVIRKLKTVGPKNKSKEKKRSHRKVTKLVLTVIAVYVLCWLPYWAFQVALIYSPPTECASRITVTVFLVAACFSYSNSAMNPILYAFLSDNFKKSFLKACTCAAGKDVNAALHVENSVIPRKKGGGAARAALRAGSEARAPAAPRGSRSDASTALTSRSAAASEALPLEARPAALAPLIAPNGVSHSRL